In Lachnospiraceae bacterium, one DNA window encodes the following:
- a CDS encoding HD domain-containing protein, translating into MDERLKKQLDFALEIDKEKNIFRQTHLSGHGRNENDAEHAWHMAIMAYLLREYSNEPVDITRVMLMCLIHDVVEIDAGDTYAYDAEGLKTQKAREEAAKERIYSLLPEDQKKELAAIFDEFEESKTPESKFAHAMDNLQPLMLNNSNDGGDWREHGVSAKQVYGRQDRTKEGSEKLYEITEQIIKKHVEKGNLK; encoded by the coding sequence ATGGATGAACGTTTGAAGAAACAGCTGGATTTTGCCTTGGAGATCGATAAAGAAAAAAACATTTTCCGCCAGACCCATTTATCCGGTCACGGAAGAAATGAAAATGATGCAGAGCATGCATGGCATATGGCGATCATGGCTTATCTTTTGCGGGAATATTCCAACGAGCCGGTCGATATTACCAGGGTCATGCTTATGTGTCTGATCCATGATGTAGTGGAAATCGATGCAGGAGATACCTATGCCTACGATGCAGAAGGATTAAAGACCCAGAAAGCAAGGGAAGAGGCTGCAAAAGAGCGGATTTATTCCCTGCTTCCTGAAGACCAGAAAAAGGAACTGGCAGCTATATTTGATGAATTTGAGGAAAGTAAGACACCGGAGTCTAAGTTTGCCCATGCAATGGATAATCTCCAACCGCTAATGTTGAATAACAGCAATGACGGAGGGGACTGGAGAGAACATGGTGTCAGCGCAAAGCAGGTTTACGGCCGCCAGGACCGCACAAAAGAAGGCTCTGAAAAACTGTATGAGATTACAGAACAGATCATAAAAAAACATGTGGAGAAGGGAAATTTAAAATGA
- a CDS encoding flavodoxin domain-containing protein — MKLAVIYDSKTNNTAAVAGYMADGMNSIEGVEAKTFMYSEADTEFIKECTGVVFGCPTYMAGPTADFYTWMEKSAKTLNLAGKLGGVFATEQYIHGGADLTMNALLIHLLVYGMMIYSGGGSYGKPVIHMGPVEVSPEKENFRELFEIYGKRFATQAQKISK; from the coding sequence ATGAAATTAGCGGTTATTTATGATTCAAAAACAAATAATACAGCTGCAGTAGCAGGCTATATGGCAGATGGAATGAACAGTATTGAAGGGGTAGAAGCAAAAACATTCATGTATTCAGAAGCCGATACAGAATTTATAAAAGAGTGTACTGGTGTAGTATTTGGCTGTCCTACTTACATGGCAGGTCCTACTGCTGATTTTTACACCTGGATGGAAAAATCAGCAAAAACTTTAAATCTGGCAGGAAAATTAGGAGGTGTATTTGCTACAGAGCAGTATATCCACGGTGGTGCTGACCTGACTATGAATGCACTGCTTATCCACCTGTTAGTATATGGAATGATGATCTATTCCGGCGGCGGCTCCTATGGTAAGCCGGTGATCCACATGGGACCGGTGGAGGTCAGCCCGGAGAAGGAGAATTTCAGGGAATTGTTTGAAATCTACGGAAAGAGATTTGCAACCCAGGCGCAAAAGATAAGCAAATAA
- a CDS encoding NusG domain II-containing protein yields the protein MSKKLNPTGHHYRKDFSMDQKSHLRYRSLILAGVFIVFALAFLLFQYLHPGKKGAAAEISCSGQVTQVLDLSKNQEVTIQTPNGGTNQLIVKDGEIWCYDASCPDKLCVKQGKKHLDTDTIVCLPNQMIVTIIER from the coding sequence ATGAGCAAGAAGCTAAACCCAACAGGACATCATTATAGAAAGGATTTTTCCATGGATCAGAAATCCCATTTAAGATACCGCAGCCTTATTCTGGCTGGCGTTTTCATTGTTTTTGCCCTTGCGTTCCTTTTATTTCAGTATCTTCATCCCGGAAAAAAAGGAGCCGCTGCAGAAATCTCCTGCAGCGGTCAGGTAACTCAGGTCCTGGACCTGTCTAAAAACCAGGAAGTGACGATCCAGACGCCTAATGGCGGCACCAATCAGCTGATCGTCAAAGACGGGGAGATCTGGTGTTATGATGCCAGCTGCCCGGACAAACTTTGCGTGAAGCAGGGAAAAAAGCATCTGGATACAGATACTATTGTCTGCCTTCCTAATCAGATGATCGTAACCATAATAGAACGTTGA
- a CDS encoding Gx transporter family protein: MTTAGKNNKTTSNRVALYGLLIALAFVLSYIETLFPVYMGAPGVKLGLANLVTVIALYGLGVKEAFAINLVRVILAGFTFGNMASILFGLAGAFLSLLLMVTCKYFRLFDMVGISILGGVAHNIGQFLIAAFVTKTFGVFSYLPVLLIAGTVAGALIGLLGGLILKRISRIL; encoded by the coding sequence ATGACAACAGCAGGAAAAAATAATAAAACTACATCAAACCGCGTAGCCCTTTACGGCCTGCTTATAGCCTTAGCCTTTGTGCTAAGCTATATCGAAACATTATTCCCGGTTTATATGGGGGCACCGGGAGTGAAGCTGGGGCTGGCGAATCTTGTAACAGTGATCGCTCTTTACGGCCTTGGGGTTAAAGAAGCTTTTGCCATCAATCTGGTGCGGGTGATCTTAGCCGGTTTTACTTTTGGGAATATGGCATCCATTCTATTTGGATTAGCAGGGGCGTTTTTAAGCCTGCTTTTAATGGTCACATGCAAATATTTTCGCCTTTTTGATATGGTAGGAATCAGCATTTTAGGCGGCGTGGCCCATAATATTGGCCAGTTTTTAATTGCTGCATTTGTGACAAAGACTTTTGGCGTATTTTCATACCTCCCAGTGCTGCTGATTGCTGGCACTGTGGCAGGAGCTCTCATCGGACTTTTAGGTGGATTGATCCTAAAGCGAATCAGCCGAATTCTATAA
- the galT gene encoding UDP-glucose--hexose-1-phosphate uridylyltransferase codes for MVYQAIKALVQYGLEKGLLTEDDVIYARNQILEALKMDEYEEPEGEGELAGADLEKILKVLLDYAAEKGLLQENSVVYRDLFDTKLMNCLMPRPSEVIREFWEKYKDSPEAATDYYYKLSQDSDYIRRYRVCRDMKWTTDTKYGTLDITVNLSKPEKDPKAIAAAKLAKQSGYPKCQLCMENIGYAGRVNHPARNNHRVIPITINDSKWGFQYSPYVYYNEHCIVFNGQHVPMKIERATFRKLFDFIIQFPHYFLGSNADLPIVGGSILSHDHFQGGHYTFAMAKAPIEKYYKAEGYEDVEAGIVYWPMSVLRLRSKSCDSLIDLGDKVLKAWRGYTDEAAFVYAETDGEPHNTITPIARKNGDMYELDLVLRNNITTEEFPLGVYHPHQELHHIKKENIGLIEVMGLAVLPSRLKKELAGLAEYIVEGKDIRSNPDIEKHADWVDGFLPAYKEKGITITKENAEDILKEEVGQVFARVLEDAGVYKCTPQGREAFDRFLGTVGFHKE; via the coding sequence ATGGTTTATCAGGCGATCAAAGCATTGGTACAATATGGACTGGAAAAGGGTCTGCTTACAGAAGATGATGTTATTTATGCCAGAAATCAGATTTTGGAAGCATTAAAAATGGATGAATATGAAGAGCCGGAAGGAGAAGGGGAACTTGCAGGAGCGGATCTGGAGAAGATCCTTAAGGTGCTTCTTGATTATGCAGCTGAAAAAGGGCTTTTACAGGAAAACAGTGTTGTATACAGAGATCTTTTTGACACAAAACTGATGAACTGCCTTATGCCAAGGCCAAGTGAGGTGATCAGGGAATTCTGGGAGAAATATAAAGATTCGCCGGAGGCTGCCACCGATTACTACTATAAGTTAAGCCAGGATTCCGACTATATCCGCAGATACCGTGTATGCAGGGATATGAAATGGACCACAGATACGAAATATGGTACGCTGGACATCACAGTTAACTTATCCAAGCCGGAAAAAGATCCCAAGGCTATTGCGGCAGCAAAACTTGCAAAGCAGAGTGGCTATCCAAAATGTCAGCTTTGCATGGAAAATATCGGCTATGCAGGCAGAGTGAACCACCCGGCAAGAAACAACCACCGTGTGATCCCAATCACTATAAATGACAGCAAATGGGGCTTCCAGTATTCACCTTATGTTTACTATAATGAACACTGTATCGTGTTTAATGGCCAGCATGTCCCTATGAAGATCGAACGTGCTACTTTCAGAAAGCTGTTTGATTTTATCATCCAGTTCCCACACTATTTCCTGGGATCAAACGCAGACCTTCCGATCGTAGGGGGATCTATTTTAAGTCATGATCATTTCCAGGGCGGTCATTATACCTTTGCAATGGCAAAAGCACCGATCGAGAAATATTATAAGGCAGAAGGATACGAAGATGTGGAAGCAGGCATTGTTTACTGGCCAATGTCCGTACTGCGTTTGCGCTCTAAGTCCTGTGATTCCCTGATCGATCTGGGAGATAAGGTGTTAAAAGCGTGGAGAGGCTACACCGATGAGGCAGCTTTTGTGTATGCCGAAACCGATGGGGAACCGCACAATACCATTACCCCGATCGCAAGAAAGAACGGGGATATGTATGAGCTGGATCTGGTGCTGCGAAATAACATCACCACAGAAGAGTTCCCTCTGGGCGTTTACCACCCGCATCAGGAGCTGCACCATATTAAGAAAGAAAATATCGGCCTGATCGAGGTAATGGGACTGGCTGTACTGCCGTCCAGACTGAAAAAAGAACTGGCCGGGCTGGCTGAGTATATAGTAGAGGGCAAAGATATCCGAAGCAACCCGGATATTGAAAAGCATGCAGACTGGGTAGATGGTTTCCTTCCTGCATATAAGGAGAAGGGAATTACCATTACAAAGGAAAATGCAGAAGATATCTTAAAAGAAGAAGTAGGACAGGTATTTGCCAGAGTCCTGGAAGATGCCGGTGTTTATAAGTGTACACCACAGGGCAGAGAAGCATTTGATAGATTCCTTGGTACGGTTGGTTTTCATAAAGAATAA
- a CDS encoding spore germination protein, whose translation MYFTDQLEENMAWLNQALHVDKNFDVVYRVLTIADKKACLYFIDGFTKDDSLLKILQGFSSIKADDMPEDAHSFSKKYLPYGEIGLLSDSREMIIQLLSGVSCLFIDGYNKCLTIDCRTYPARGVSEPEKDKVMRGSRDGFVETLVFNTALIRRRIRDPKLIMEILTAGESSHTDIAMCYMEGRADKKLIEKIRKRIQTVEVDALSMNQESLAECIFPGKWFNPFPKFKFSERPDTSAASILEGNIVILVDNSPSAMILPSSVFDIIEEADDYYFPPVTGTYLRLSRMLISLLSMLLTPTWLMLMQNTELIPYWLRFIQLSDSCNIPLVWQLLILEFAIDGLRLAAVNTPNMLTTPLSVIAGIVLGEYAVESGWFNSETMLYMAFVTIANYSQASFELGYAMKFMRIIILVCTAVFNIWGFIAGIIFSFCAIIFNRTIAGKSYIYPLIPLHLNELKKRFLRGRLPHKLGNNGN comes from the coding sequence ATGTATTTTACGGATCAGTTAGAAGAAAACATGGCCTGGCTGAACCAGGCACTTCATGTAGATAAAAATTTTGACGTTGTATACCGCGTCCTTACTATTGCAGATAAAAAAGCCTGCTTATATTTTATTGACGGTTTTACAAAAGATGACTCTCTCTTAAAAATATTGCAGGGCTTTTCCTCTATCAAAGCAGATGATATGCCAGAAGATGCCCACAGCTTTTCAAAAAAATATCTTCCTTACGGGGAGATCGGTCTTTTATCAGACAGTAGGGAAATGATCATCCAGCTTCTCTCCGGTGTTTCCTGTCTTTTTATTGATGGTTATAACAAGTGCCTCACCATCGACTGCCGTACTTACCCGGCCAGAGGTGTCAGCGAACCGGAAAAAGACAAAGTTATGCGTGGTTCCAGAGACGGTTTTGTGGAAACCCTGGTATTTAACACAGCTCTTATCCGCCGCAGGATACGTGACCCTAAGCTGATCATGGAGATCCTTACTGCCGGAGAAAGCTCACACACAGATATTGCCATGTGTTATATGGAAGGCCGGGCTGACAAAAAGCTGATTGAAAAGATCAGAAAAAGGATACAGACTGTAGAAGTAGATGCCCTTTCCATGAACCAGGAAAGTCTTGCCGAATGTATTTTTCCTGGAAAATGGTTCAATCCATTTCCTAAATTTAAGTTTTCTGAACGTCCTGATACCTCTGCCGCTTCTATTTTAGAAGGAAATATCGTTATTCTGGTGGATAATTCCCCCTCTGCCATGATACTGCCTTCTTCCGTCTTTGACATCATAGAAGAAGCTGATGATTATTACTTTCCCCCAGTTACAGGCACTTACCTGCGTTTAAGCCGTATGCTGATCTCCCTGCTTTCCATGCTCCTTACACCTACCTGGTTAATGCTGATGCAAAATACTGAACTGATCCCCTATTGGCTCAGGTTTATCCAATTGTCAGATTCCTGTAACATTCCTCTGGTCTGGCAGCTTCTGATCCTTGAATTTGCTATTGACGGCCTGCGTCTGGCCGCGGTGAACACTCCAAATATGCTCACCACGCCACTGAGTGTTATCGCTGGTATCGTACTGGGAGAATATGCTGTAGAATCCGGATGGTTTAACTCCGAGACCATGCTGTACATGGCTTTTGTCACCATCGCCAATTACTCCCAGGCCAGTTTTGAACTTGGCTACGCCATGAAATTTATGCGTATCATCATCCTGGTCTGCACTGCTGTTTTCAATATCTGGGGCTTTATAGCCGGAATCATCTTCTCCTTCTGCGCCATTATTTTTAACAGGACCATTGCAGGAAAAAGCTATATTTACCCATTGATCCCCCTTCACTTAAATGAGTTAAAGAAGAGATTCCTGCGCGGGAGACTGCCTCACAAGCTGGGAAATAATGGAAATTAA
- a CDS encoding YitT family protein: MGKTSSLKHIPEQIKILEKNKKIRLVITMCAVLLSAFIQAWVIQVFVRPAQIISGGFSGAAMLIERVGSLNGLTIPMQVTMILLNIPVALMCCRGISVRFTVVSLLQVVFGSMFLQIFSFQPIFTDEILNVIFGGVIYGTSIVIALRGNASTGGTDFIALFVSNKTGKSIWSYVFFGNALMYCVYGVIFGWKYAGYSIIFQFISTHMISAFHHRYDLVTLQATTEKGPEVVSLYIKHFRHGISCVEAVGGYSGRKMYLLNTVISSYEITDAVHVMQEADEHVIINVLKTEQFVGHFYRAPME; the protein is encoded by the coding sequence ATGGGAAAAACGAGCAGTTTGAAACACATACCTGAACAGATAAAAATCCTGGAAAAAAATAAAAAAATACGACTGGTGATCACCATGTGCGCAGTGCTTCTTTCCGCCTTTATCCAGGCTTGGGTTATACAGGTGTTTGTAAGACCGGCCCAGATCATTTCCGGCGGTTTTTCAGGTGCAGCCATGCTTATTGAACGTGTGGGAAGTTTGAATGGTTTAACTATCCCTATGCAGGTGACCATGATCCTTTTAAATATTCCGGTGGCTCTCATGTGCTGCCGGGGCATCAGTGTCCGTTTTACAGTGGTATCATTGCTTCAGGTCGTATTTGGAAGTATGTTTTTGCAGATATTTTCATTCCAGCCTATCTTTACAGATGAGATTTTAAATGTGATCTTCGGAGGTGTTATTTACGGTACGTCCATTGTAATAGCTTTGCGGGGCAATGCATCTACCGGAGGCACCGATTTTATTGCACTGTTTGTATCTAATAAAACAGGAAAATCTATCTGGAGTTATGTATTCTTTGGAAATGCACTGATGTACTGTGTGTACGGTGTGATCTTTGGCTGGAAATATGCAGGATATTCCATTATTTTCCAGTTTATATCCACTCATATGATCTCCGCTTTCCATCATCGTTACGATCTGGTGACTCTCCAGGCTACAACAGAAAAGGGACCGGAGGTAGTATCACTTTATATCAAACATTTCCGTCATGGTATTTCCTGCGTAGAAGCCGTAGGCGGTTACAGTGGAAGAAAGATGTATCTTTTAAATACGGTGATCTCTTCTTATGAAATAACAGATGCCGTCCACGTAATGCAGGAGGCAGATGAGCATGTGATAATCAATGTGCTGAAAACAGAACAGTTTGTTGGACATTTTTACAGAGCGCCTATGGAATAG